A single region of the Manihot esculenta cultivar AM560-2 chromosome 12, M.esculenta_v8, whole genome shotgun sequence genome encodes:
- the LOC110628260 gene encoding phosphatidylinositol 3-kinase, root isoform produces MSGNEFRFFLSCDINLPVTFRVERLEGLLPSTKSPNSVIDPATEERRSELYVECALYIDGAPFGLPVRTRLESAGPSYCWNELITLSTKYRDLTAHSQLAVTVWDVSRGKDEGLIGGATLLLFNSKMQLKTGKQKLRLWPGKEADGSFPTNTPGKVPRHERGELERLEKLVNKYERGQIQAIDWLDRLTFKAMDKTKERESCRNGSSHLYLVIDFCSFEHRVVFQESGANFLLPSPIASTNELVIVWDPELGKINPSEHKQLKLARSLTRGTIDRDLKPSSNERKSIQRILKYPPTRTLNGDERQLLWKFRFSLMSEKRALTKFLRCVEWSDVQEAKQALEMMGRWEMIDVCDALELLSPVFEREEVRAYAVSVLERADDEELQCYLLELVQALRFERSDKSRLSQFLVQRSLNNIELASFLRWYVAVELYDPAYAKRFYCTYEILEENMMKLAGDPNGEEDGFKLWQSLVRQTELTAQLCSITRDVRNVRGNTQKKIEKLRQLLSGLLSELTYFEEPIRSPLAPGVLITGIVPSESSIFKSALHPLRLTFRTQCGGTCKIIFKKGDDIRQDQLVVQMVSLMDRLLKLENLDLHLTPYKVLATGQDEGMLEFIPSRSLAQILSEHRSIISYLQKFHPDDHGPFGITATCLETFIKSCAGYSVITYILGIGDRHLDNLLLRDDGRLFHVDFGFILGRDPKPFPPPMKLCKEMVEAMGGAESQYYTRFKSYCCEAYNILRKSSNLILNLFHLIAGSNIPDIASDPEKSILKLQEKFRLDLDDEAAIHFFQDLINESVSALFPQMVETIHRWAQYWR; encoded by the exons ATGAGTGGAAACGAGTTTCGATTCTTCTTGTCCTGCGACATCAATCTTCCGGTGACCTTTCGCGTCGAGAGATTAGAAGGATTGTTGCCTTCTACCAAATCTCCCAATTCAG TAATTGATCCCGCAACAGAGGAGAGAAGATCAGAGCTCTACGTGGAGTGTGCATTGTATATTGATGGTGCTCCATTTGGCCTTCCCGTAAGAACAAG GTTGGAGTCTGCTGGACCATCCTATTGCTGGAATGAGCTGATTACACTTAGTACTAAATATCGAGATTTAACTGCACACTCGCAGCTTGCTGTAACA GTTTGGGATGTTTCACGGGGGAAAGATGAGGGATTAATTGGTGGGGctactcttcttcttttcaACAGTAAAATGCAACTCAAAACAGGCAAGCAAAAACTTAGGCTTTGGCCAGGAAAAGAAGCTGATGGATCATTTCCGACAAATACTCCTGGAAAG GTACCCAGGCATGAGCGTGGGGAGTTGGAGCGTCTAGAAAAGCTTGTGAACAAATATGAGAGGGGACAGATTCAGGCCATTGATTGGCTTGACCGTCTAACGTTCAAAGCTATGGACAAAACCAAGGAACGTGAGAGCTGTAGAAATGGAAGTTCTCATTTATACTTGGTCATTGATTTCTGCAGTTTTGAACATCGAGTTGTTTTTCAG gAGTCAGGAGCAAATTTCTTATTACCATCTCCTATAGCTTCAACAAATGAACTTGTTATTGTGTGGGACCCAGAACTGGGAAAGATAAATCCCTCTGAGCACAAGCAGCTAAAGTTAGCTAGGAGTCTAACCCGTGGTACCATTGACAGGGATCTGAAGCCAAGCTCCAATGAACGAAA GTCAATACAAAGAATTCTAAAATACCCGCCGACAAGGACTTTGAATGGAGATGAGAGACAGCTCCTTTGGAAATTCCGTTTCTCCTTGATGTCTGAGAAGAGGGCACTCACAAAATTTTTGCGATGTGTTGAATGGAGTGATGTTCAG GAAGCAAAACAAGCATTAGAAATGATGGGTAGATGGGAAATGATTGATGTCTGTGATGCATTGGAGCTTCTGTCACCGGTTTTTGAAAGAGAAGAG GTTCGTGCATATGCTGTCAGTGTTCTGGAAAGAGCGGATGATGAAGAGCTCCAGTGTTACTTGCTTGAACTAGTTCAAGCTCTTCGGTTTGAGCGCTCTGATAAATCTCGCCTTTCTCAATTCCTTGTCCAACGCT CATTGAACAACATCGAGTTGGCAAGCTTTCTCCGTTGGTATGTCGCTGTGGAACTTTATGATCCTGCATATGCCAAACGTTTTTATTGTACTTACGAGATCCTGGAAGAGAATATGATGAAG TTGGCTGGCGATCCAAATGGAGAAGAAGATGGATTCAAGTTGTGGCAGAGTTTGGTACGTCAAACAGAATTGACGGCCCAGTTGTGTTCTATAACGAGAGATGTAAGAAATGTGCGAGGAAATacccaaaaaaaaattgaaaagctTAGACAACTTCTCTCTGGTCTTCTTAGTGAACTTACCTATtttgaagag CCAATTCGATCACCACTTGCTCCTGGCGTCCTCATCACTGGGATTGTACCATCAGAGTCGTCAATATTTAAAAGCGCACTGCATCCACTGCGTCTGACTTTCCGAACACAATGTGGTGGAACTTGCAAAATCATATTTAAGAAGGGGGATGATATTCGGCAAGACCAATTG GTTGTTCAAATGGTATCTCTAATGGACCGACTacttaaactcgaaaatcttgaTCTGCACTTAACTCCATATAAGGTGCTTGCTACTGGACAAGATGAAGGCATGCTCGAATTCATACCATCCCGATCATTAGCTCAG ATTCTCTCGGAGCATCGGAGCATTATAAGCTATTTGCAGAAGTTTCATCCTGATGACCATGGACCATTTGGGATTACAGCCACCTGTCTTGAAACATTTATTAAAAGCTGCGCTGGCTACTCTGTCATCACATACATATTGGGCATTGGAGACCG GCACCTTGACAACCTTCTCCTTAGGGATGATGGGCGTCTTTTCCACGTCGATTTTGGTTTTATTCTTGGACGGGATCCTAAACCATTTCCTCCACCAATGAAGCTCTGTAAGGAAATGGTTGAGGCTATGGGTGGCGCAGAAAG CCAATATTATACCAGGTTCAAATCATATTGTTGTGAAGCATACAACATCCTCCGAAAATCTAGCAACCTAATCTTGAATCTTTTTCATCTAATCGCGGGTTCCAATATCCCAGACATAGCTTCTGATCCTGAAAAGAGCATTCTTAAG CTTCAAGAGAAGTTTCGGTTGGATCTGGATGATGAGGCTGCCATTCACTTTTTCCAGGATCTTATTAATGAGAGTGTTAGTGCATTGTTTCCACAAATGGTTGAGACCATTCATCGGTGGGCGCAGTACTGGCGCTAA